The following proteins are co-located in the Actinomycetes bacterium genome:
- a CDS encoding CPBP family intramembrane metalloprotease — translation MMRTERPADYPGCPATTAAAVVEGRPLSPTSWGWPDVSISLIGAWVLSIAFAILVAFLSLADMDVDFALLVLGGSLASWVALAGWPLFATRVWGNGPMLDLGLKFQSADLLWGVAGGIAAYLLGWVAALATEWVAGSFDSAAGNAAEEIALNGHSWQLVLFAMVVLLGAPLAEEIGYRGLLFAAVVRSGVAGWGSILITAALFALLHFEPVRLGVLFAVGLVFGWLRHRTGRLGAPVVAHAVNNLPGALGILALAP, via the coding sequence GTGATGCGCACCGAGCGGCCAGCCGACTATCCCGGTTGTCCGGCGACGACTGCTGCGGCAGTCGTTGAGGGGCGCCCACTTTCTCCGACGTCGTGGGGTTGGCCTGACGTATCCATCAGCCTGATTGGGGCTTGGGTCCTCAGTATCGCTTTCGCGATCTTGGTGGCCTTCCTGTCGTTAGCTGACATGGATGTCGATTTCGCGTTGCTCGTTCTCGGTGGTTCGTTGGCCTCGTGGGTGGCGCTGGCCGGTTGGCCGCTGTTTGCGACTCGGGTGTGGGGCAACGGGCCGATGTTGGACCTGGGCCTAAAGTTCCAATCCGCTGATCTGCTGTGGGGTGTGGCCGGGGGGATTGCCGCCTATCTGCTCGGTTGGGTTGCCGCGCTTGCAACCGAATGGGTGGCTGGCTCTTTCGACTCCGCGGCGGGAAACGCCGCGGAAGAGATCGCCCTAAACGGCCACAGCTGGCAACTGGTGCTGTTCGCGATGGTGGTGTTGTTGGGGGCGCCGCTGGCCGAGGAAATCGGCTACCGGGGACTGCTGTTCGCCGCTGTCGTTCGCAGCGGCGTCGCTGGCTGGGGCAGCATTCTGATCACTGCCGCGCTCTTCGCGCTGCTGCACTTTGAGCCAGTACGGCTGGGGGTGCTGTTCGCTGTCGGCCTGGTGTTCGGCTGGTTGCGCCACCGGACCGGCAGACTGGGTGCCCCCGTGGTCGCCCACGCTGTCAATAACCTGCCCGGTGCGCTAGGAATCCTCGCGCTCGCGCCTTAG